The Celeribacter baekdonensis genomic interval CTTGGCGCCCGGCGGAAAGTTCTTCGAGGATGCGCAACAGTTGCACATCTATCGAGCGCAGGCGCATCCGGCTTTCGGCGTCAAAGGTCTCATCGCCCGCCTCGCGATGTGAAAGCACATCAATCAGGCGTTCTTGACCCTCTGCCACGCGCATCAACATTTTGTCCGTCGGCGTCTCCGCCCCTATGCGCGCGACCATTTGGTCCACCGTGCCGGCCAAGTCACCGATCCGCGCCTCAAGGGCCGCACGCGATCCGTCCGATTGCACGAACAAATCTTGCAGCGCCTCCATCTGTTGGCTCATCTGATCCAACACCACCGCAGCCGCCGACATGTCGCCGCCCTCACCATCAGAGGCGGAAAAGCCGATCCGAGTGATGGTCGAGAGCCATTCTTCCAACTCGCGAAAGAACCGATTTTGGCCATGCGAGGCAAAGAGTTCGAGCATCCCGACCACAAGCGAACCCGCGAGCCCCAAAAGCGAAGAGGCAAAGGCCGTGCCCATGCCGCCCAACTGGCCCTCAAGCCCGCCCATCAATTTGCTCAAAACGTCGGTTGCATCCTCGCCCTCTTTTGGCGTGAGCGAACGGATGGTGTCGACAAGTGCCGGGACCGTGGTGGCGAGGCCATAAAACGTCCCGAGAAGGCCAAGGAAAATCAGAAGGTTGGCAATATATCGCGTGATGTCGCGCGCCTCGTCAATCCGGGTCGCAACGGAATCAAGGATCGAACGGGCTGAGGTGGACGAGATTTGCGTGCGCGCGGTGCGATCCCTCAAAAGCGCGGCCAAAGGCGCCAAAAGGCGCGGCGCATGTTTGCCCGGAAC includes:
- a CDS encoding biopolymer transporter ExbB; the encoded protein is MGQPDQRLPRAAEQKFFSQPVRQITMMIIVLGLVGFGFYVALPRVGPVFFANLYLNGFIAFVFVIGIFACFWQVVQLVASVNWIERFSGQRPNVPGKHAPRLLAPLAALLRDRTARTQISSTSARSILDSVATRIDEARDITRYIANLLIFLGLLGTFYGLATTVPALVDTIRSLTPKEGEDATDVLSKLMGGLEGQLGGMGTAFASSLLGLAGSLVVGMLELFASHGQNRFFRELEEWLSTITRIGFSASDGEGGDMSAAAVVLDQMSQQMEALQDLFVQSDGSRAALEARIGDLAGTVDQMVARIGAETPTDKMLMRVAEGQERLIDVLSHREAGDETFDAESRMRLRSIDVQLLRILEELSAGRQESLAELRGEIATLTSTLRALGEQGQ